DNA from Thermoplasmata archaeon:
CGGTCTCTTCACGGACCTCTCGCACCGCCGCGTCTTCGACCCTTTCTCCGAGTTCCACGAAGCCGCCGGGCAGCGCGGGCATCCCACGGAACGGATCGTTCCGACGGCGGACGACGACGAGCTTGCCATCGTGGAGGACGACGCCGTCCACCGCCATCCGGGGATGGCCGCCCCGCGGCATCGAGATCACTCGAGCGAGGGCATGCGGATATCGTGGTCTTTCGCGAACCGCACCGCGTCCTCGTAGCCGGCGTCCGCGTGGCGCACGACGCCCATCCCCGGATCCGTCGTGAGGACGCGCTCGATCCGCCGCTCGGCGTCCTCCGTGCCATCGCAGACGAGGAGCGCGCCTGCGTGGGTCGAGTAGCCGATGCCGACGCCGCCGCCGTTGTGCACGGCGACGAGGTCCGCACCGGCGGCTGTATTGAGCAGAGCGTTCAAAATCGGCCAGTCGGCAATCGCATCGGACTTATCGCGCATCCCCTCCGTCTCGCGGTATGGGGAGGCGACCGAGCCGGCGTCCAAATGGTCCCGCGTGATGACGATCGGGCCGCTCAGCTCTCCCGACGCGACCATCCGGTTGATGGCCTTCCCGAACCCCGCGCGCTCGCCGTACCCGAGCCAGCAGACTCGCGCGGGGAGGCCCTCCCACGGCAGGTATTTCTCCGCGAGGGGGATCCAACGCGCAAGCGTCTCGTCCTTCGGGAACTCCCGCAAGACGACGCTGTCGGTCTTGATGATATCGTCCGGATTGCCGGTGACGGCGACCCAACGGAACGGTCCTCGACCTTCCGCGAAGAGCGGACGGATGAAGAGGGGCACGAAGCCCTGGAACGCGAACGCGTCGTCGACGCCCGCCTCTTTCGCCTGCCCGCGGATGTTGTTCCCGTAATCGAACACCACGCTCCCGCTCCGGAGGAACGCCAGCATCGCGCGCACGTGGATCGCGATCGATTCCCGCGACCGACGGAGGTACTCGTTCGGATTCGACGCGCGGAGCTCCGCTGCCTCGCCGACGGTCATGCCGCGAGGAATGTAGCCGCCGAGAGGATCGTGCGCGCTCGTCTGGTCCGTCACGATATCCGGCCGGATCCCCCGCTTCGCGAGTTCCGGGTGCACGTCGGCGCAGTTCCCGACGAGGCCAATTGACAGCGGCGTGCCGCTCGCCTTCGCATCGAGGGCCATCCCGAGCGCCTCGTCGAGGTCGTGAACGAGGCGGTCGCAGTAGCGGTTCGCGACCCGCCGCCGAATCCTTGCCTCGTCCGCCTCGACGTCGAGGCACACGCCCTCGTTCATCTTGATCGCGAGCGGTTGCGCGCCGCCCATGCCGCCCATCCCGCCCGTGAGGACGAGACGGCCTTTCAGGGAGCCGCCAAAGTGTTTTCGGGCGCACGCCGCGAACGTCTCGTACGTACCTTGGACGATGCCTTGCGAGCCGATGTACGACCAGCCGCCCGCGGTCATCTGCCCGTACATTGTGAGGCCGAGCTTCTCGAGCTCGTAGAACGTCTCCCAGTTCGACCACTTCGGGACGAGGTGTGCGTTCGCGATGAGGACGCGTGGCGCATCGCGATGCGTCCGGAAGACCGCCACGGGCTTGCCGCTCTGCACGACAAGCGTCTCGTCCTCACGAAGACTCTGGAGCGTCTCGACGATCCGATGGAACGCCTCCCAGTTCCGCGCGGCCTTGCCCGTGCCGCCGTAGATAATCAGCTCGTCCGGCTTCTCCGCGTTCTCGAGGTTGTTCTCGAGCATCCGGAGGATCGCTTCTTGCCGCCAACCGAGGCAACGCAAGGCGGGACCGCGCGCCGCCTTGATCCGCTCCATGCGGACGACCATAGTTCCAGGCGGCGTAAAGTCTTTTCCCGCACATCGAGCGTCCGTCTCGCGCTGCCGATATCGCAAGATACTTTGGTGGTGGCGACGATGAGGACGCGGCATGGTCTGGACCACCCGCCGGCTGATCGCGGTCCTCTCGGTTCCGTTCGCGCTCGTTCTCGCGACGGTCGTCGTGGCGACGTACATGGTCCCCAGGGTGACGTTGCAGGCCGATCAGCCGACGTACCGCGTCGGCGACCCGGTCCGATTTTTCGTGCACAACGGGCTGGAGGACCCGGCGTTCCTCGCGTGCGCGGCCCCGTGGCACATCTCCCGCGAGGTCGACGGTGCCTGGCGGCCGGTCGAGGCCCACCTCTGCTTGGCCGTGATCGTCCCCGTGGCTCCGGGCGAGACGCGGAACTGGACTTGGGTCAGCCAGACGACGACGGACCGTCCGGACCTCGCGCCCGTGGAGCCGGGTCGCTACCGCATCGAGATGTCCGTCATGACGCAGTGCGCTTCGCCCGGGCAGGGCTGCACGACCGTCCCGCTGACCGCCTATTTCCGGTTGCAGTGAGCGCGACTCGCGGATCAGAGGCGCGACGACACGACCGCCATCGCCTCGTGTCCGATCGCGTCGGCGCGCTTCAGCAGACGGTCCGCTTCTTCCTCGACCCGCTCCCGGAACGCTTCGTCCTTGATCGCGGCGAGGTTCACGTAGCAGTTGAGGCTCGAGCCGCGGATCGCGGCTTCGGCGAGGAGGACCGCGACGCCGGCATCCGTCGTCGCGCCGCGATTCCCCCTCTTCACGGCCGCCTCGGCGAGTTCGAGCGCCTCGATGCAGCGGCGCATCGTCTCGAGCGGCACCTCCGTCGCGGCCCGGTACGCCGCCTGCATGGCCTCGACCCGTGCGGCCTTCTGCGGCGGGGTGGCCTTCGGCAGCCGGGTCGCCGTCAGGACCGCGTCGTACGCGCGCGCGTCCTCGTCGACGAGCGCTTCGAGCCTCGCCTGCGTCTCGCGGGCCTTCGATTCGATCTGGGCGAGCTCCGACTCGGCGTCCTCGTACCCTTTCTTGCCCCGGGCGAGGCCCGCCACCATGCGGCTCAGAGCGACCGACAAGGCCGCGGCGAGGGCGGACGCGCTCCCGCCTCCGGGCGTCGGCGTCGCGGCGGCGACGGACGCGAGGAACTCCTCCACGCTCTGGTCTTTCACTCCCACAGCCGCGTCTCCAGGATCTGGGCTCGATGGAATCGCGCGAGCTTGAAGTATTGGGTCGCTCCGTCGACGAGCGCATCGAGCGGGACGAGTCCGACGATCTCACTCTCTGCGATCTCCACGCCCTCCTGGTCCGCGAGCCGGCGGATCGCCTCGAACGCCTGGACGAGCGACGTCCGGCGGTAGTCGACCATGTTCATCGACACCTGGACGAGGCCTCGCTCGGAGAGCGCGAAGCCTTTCGCGCGGACCGCCGGGAGTCCGCCGTCGCTCTCCCGGATCGCCCTCGCGATGCGTTTCGCGATGCCGACGTCGGCCGTGCGCAGGTTCACGTTCCACGCGATCAAGAGGGGCCGTGCCCCGACGATGCAGGCGCCGGCGGTCGGGTGGAGCCGCGCGGGGCCGAAATCCGGCTTGCGGTCGGGGTTCGTCTCGATCTCGGCCTTGAGGCCTTCATATTCACCGCGCCGCACGTCCGGGAGGGCGCGGCGGTCGGGCCGCGTTGCGGCTGCCTCGTACAGATAGACCGGGACGTGGAGCTCGTCCGCGATCCGCTGGCCAACGGCCCGCGCGAGGGCGACGCAGTCGGCCATCGTCGCGCCCGCGATCGGGACGAACGGGAGGACGTCGAGGGCACCGACCCGAGGATGCTCCCCCCGATGGGCGTTCATGTCGATCCCCTCGACCGCGGCGGATGCAGCTCGAAACGCGGCTTCGGACACCGCCGGCCGGTCGCCGACGAACGTGATCACGGAGCGGTTGTGGTCCGCGTCCATCTGAACGTCCAAGATCCGCACTCCCCCGACGCGGGCGATCGCGGATCCGATCGCGTCGACGACGTCCTTGCGGCGCCCTTCGGAAAAATTCGGCACGCACTCGACGACCTCGACCATCCCACGCTCCGGAGAGCGCGACGAAGCCAACGATTCCTTAAAACCTTTCTCGGCGCGTGCGGGTCGCGCCTCCAGTGGGAAATGGGAAGTTGGAAGGCGTCACCTGCTTCTTCTGCGGCTACTCATTCACGGAAGGAAAGACCCCACCGTAAGCGTATTATCGCCCGCGTCCTTTGTGGGCGCGTCCCATGAAGAAGGACGAGGAATTCAGCGAGTGGTATAACGGCCTCGTCGACGGAGCGGAGCTGAGCGACAAGCGCTACCCGATCAAAGGGATGAACGTCTGGCGCCCGTACGGCTGGTCGATCATGAAGCTCATCGATCAGGCGATGCGGGAGGAATTCGACTCGACCGGCCACGGCGAGGTGAACTTCCCTGTCCTGATCCCGGAGACCGAGTTCCAGAAGGAGGCGGACCACGTCAAGGGCTTCGAGGGCGACGTGTTCTGGGTCACGCGCGGCGGGTTCAACGAACTCGACGTCCGGCTCCTCCTCCGACCGACGTCCGAGACGGCGATGTATCCGATGTTCAAGCTCTGGATCCGCAGCCACGCGGACCTCCCCCTGAAGGTGTACCAGATCGTGCCCGTATTCCGCTACGAGACGAAGATGACGCGGACGTTCATGCGCGTCCGTGAGATCCATTTCTTCGAGGCGCACACGGCCCACGCGACGTTCGAGGACGCGGAGCAGCAAGTCCAAGAGGACCTGCAGATCAACGAGCGCCTCATGCGGCTCCTCGCGCTGCCGTACATCGTCTCGAAGCGTCCGGACTGGGACAAGTTCCCCGGGGCGCACTACAGCCTCGGGTCCGACACCCTCCTGCCTTCGGGCCGGTCGCTTCAGCTCGCGACGTTCCACCAGTACCGCGACAACTTCGCGAAGGTGTACGACGTCACGTACGAGACGGAGGCCGGCGAGCACCAGTTCGTCCATCAGACGACGGATGGGATGAGCGAGCGCATCCTCGGGGCGGTCCTCGCGATCCACGGCGACGAGAAGGGGCTCGTGCTGCCGCCCGCCGCGGCGCCGATCCAGGCGGTCATCGTGCCCGTCCTCGAGAAGGGGCGGCAGGAGCCGATGCTCCTCGAGTCGCAGCGGCTCTTCCTCGAGCTCCGGGAACGGATGCGGGTGAAGCTGGACGACCGGGACGTCCGTCCGGGCGAGAAGTACTACTACTGGGAGGCGCGCGGCGTGCCGCTGCGCGTCGAGCTGGGGCCGCGCGAAATCGAGAAGACCATGGTCACCGTCGTCCGCCGTGACACCGGAGAAAAGCGGGAGCTGCCGCGGGACGCGCTCGGCGACCGCCTGCGGTCGGTGCTCGAGCTCATGCAGATCGCGATGTGGGACCGCGCGGAGAAGATGATCCGGCAGAACACGTTCACGATCACGTCCCTCAACGAGGCGAAGGACGGCTTCAATCGGATGGGCTGGTGCGGCAGCGAGGCGTGCGGCAAGACGATCGCAGACCAGACCGCGATGAGCGTCCTCGGCACGCCGTTCTACCCCGAGGAGTTCAAAGGCGAATGCATCGTCTGCGGCAAGCCGACCAAACAGGTCGTGTACGTCGCGAAGGCGTACTGACCCCGCGGGCCGACCCCTCCGGCCGTTCGGGGGAGAGCGGCGGTCTACCGCCCCGGCGTCGCGTCCTCGATGGGGACTTCAGTTTCCGGATTCTCGATCCGTACCCGGAGCAGCCGGTGCAGGGGTCTCGCGGTAAAGGAGCATCCCGACGATCCCGAAACCCACCAACACCACCGTGACCGCGTACGCGCCGACCCATTCCGGCCGGAGCAGGTTCCACGATCCGTACGAAAGGCCCCAGAGCACGTAGAAGAGGATGCCCGCGAGCAACGTCAGCGCGTAGAACCAGAACGCCACGCTGCGCGGGAACGGAATCTCAGGCACGCCGCGAGCAGGGTGCGTCCGAATAAGAACCTTTCCCGTCGAGGGGTTGAGTCTCTTTCGACGGACTGCAACCTAGTCCATCAACCGTTCGGCGGTCTACGCCTCCGGACGCGCGGGATCGTCCTCGCGAGCCGCCCCCGGGTTCGCGCCCACCATGCCTCGACCCTCGGATATGCCCCCGGGTTCTCCTCGACCCAAAAGAGGAATGCGAGGACCAGGAAGAACGCCGCGAGGACGATCAGCAGGTAGAACGGCCACCGGGGGATCGGCTCCTTGACGCCGAATGCCGAATCCGGAAGAATCCCGTCGACGCCGAGCACGGTCAAGTTCACGTTCCCGCGACACCACGGCGGCGTGCAAGGGTTGGTGTACGTTTCGTTCTGGGCGAGGTCCCACAGTGCGGCGGAGAAGTAGCCGGGGGACGCCATCCGATACCGCGTGAGGTTGCCGGTCGTATTGAACTCGAGCCAGAAGCGCACAAAGTAGCTCGACTGCGAGAAGATCGTCCCGTGTGGCATGTCGTCGCTGTCCGCCGCCGTGAGCACCATGAACTCGAGCGGGATCGACCCCAGGTTCGGGTCCACTCGACCCCGGGTCCACGCCCACTCCCGAGGGGACGACGGGCTGCTATTCGCAATCCTCGGATACGCATAGGCCCACGCATCGTCAACCGGGATGCTCTCGTCGATCGTCGCGTAGCGGTAGATACTGACATTAAGCCGGACGTCGAAGATCGGCTCCGAAAACGTCGAGTTCACGTCGAATACGAATCGGCCGCTTTCCCCCGGCGCGAGCTCTGGCGTCTGTTGAATATCGATGAGCTTGTTCACCTTGCCGACCGCGCCGAAATCCTCCGCCGATGTCGACGGGATAAAAAGCGAGGCCACGATCAAGGCTGCGAGGGCCAAGGCCGGGGCCCGCATGATGCGCGCCGATGCGGGTGGCTCCTCATATACATATCGCGGTTTGTATCGCGGAGAAGAGCACATGGGGAGGCAGACGAAGACGTACGGCCTGGACGCGGTCGAGGTCCCCCAGCGGGAGGCCGCTGCGGTTCTGGGTGGGCTCTTGTCAATCGACCTTGTCGACCGATCGCGACGGATTTCGAAACGCGGCGGGTCGGTCCTCATCCCAGTCCGTGCGGAACCGGAAGTCGACCTCTCGCGGTACGCCGCTCGACTTGTCCGTGACGTCCGTCTGCCTCCCCGGACCCCGCCACGCAACCCGAAATCGCGCCTGACGGCTGAATTGGCGGCAATGGGAGTCCCGCTTGCGTTTGCCCCGACGAAATGGGAGCGAATCGGGGACGTCGTTCTGATCCGAGTGCCTCCCGCGGGGCGGTCCTATGCGCGGAAGATCGCGGCGGCGTTCGGCCGGGTGCTGCACGCGCGCACGGTCGTCCAGGACCTCTCCGGGATCCACGGCCCTCTTCGCGTCCCGTCGATTCGGGTGTTGTGGGGAGACGGGACCGAGACCGTGCACGCCGAGGGAGGCGTCCGATACGCGCTCGACGTCGCGCGGGTGATGTTCTCCGCCGGAAACCTCGCGGAGCGAATCGGGGTCGCGGAGCGCGTGCCCCCGGGCGCGGTCGTCGTCGACCTGTTCGCCGGGATCGGCTACTTCTCGCTCCCGATCGCGGTCCGCGGTCGCGCCGAGGTCGTGTACGCGTGCGAACTCAATCCGGTCAGCTTTGGGTACCTACGAGAGAACATCCGCCGCAATCGGGCCGACAAGATCGTGCCGCTCTTCGGCGACTGCCGCGACGTTGCACCCCGAGGAATCGCCGACTGGGTCCTCATGGGCCACTTCGACGCCCGGGCGTATCTCGATGTCGCATTCCGGACCCTCCGCGGCCGGGGGACGATCGTCTATCATGAGCTGTGCCCGAAGGAGCAGTACCCGGACGGGTTGACCCGTCGCCTCGCGGCCGCCGCGCGGGCCCACTGGATGCGCGTGAGCGCGATCCGAACCCGCATCGTGAAATCGTACGCCCCGGGAATCGTGCATTCGACGGCGGAAGTGGATGTCACCCCACAGACTCGCACGACGGCGAGCGAAAGGCATAAGTAGGGTGAGTCCCTGGAGAAATCGGTGATGAAATGAATTGCCCGAAATGCGCCGCGGAATTGCCCGCGGAAGCCGCGTACTGTCCGTCGTGCGGTGCGCCCCGGAGCGAGATCGACCGGCTCCTCTGGGAAGCGTCGAAGGCCGCGAAGAAGGCCGTCGAGGCCGGCACCGCCGCCCTGGATCGTGCCGCGAAGGAGCTCCAGCCGACCTTCGACAAAGCCGTAGAGACGGTCCGGCCTGCGGTCGACGCCGTCGGGAAAGCGACCCGCGAGGTCGCCGCAAAGGTGAGGCCCGCGGCCGAGAACACCTGGCGCACCGCCAAGGAAGTCACCGACAAGACGATTGCCGTCGTCAAGCCACCGGTGACCAAGGCCGCCCGGACGACCGGCGCCGCCGTCGACAGAATCAAGCAGAAGGTCCGCGGGGCGCCGTAGTAGCGGCACGCAGGGAGTCCCATCCAAACCGTTTTCTACGCAGGCGCACGTAGTGGGCTCGTGGGCCGACCTGCCGCGATCGGAGCGTTCCTCCTGCTGGCCTTCTTGATCGCCGCGATCGCCGTTCCCGCGGGGACGGTGTCGACGACCGGGAAGGGCCCGCTCGCCGCCCCGAGCGGCGTCCTCCTCGTCACGTTCGACATCGCCGTCGACGCCGGGGCCGCGGACTACGTCGAACGGGCGGCGCAAGCCGCGATCGCGGCCCACGAGGACCTCGTCATCGTCATGAACACTCCCGGCGGGCTCCTCGTGAACATGCAGCAGATCGTCGTGTCGATCCAGTCCGTCCAGGACAACGGCCTCGCCGTCTATACATACGTCCCGCCGGTCTCGCTCGCGGCGTCGGCGGGGAGCTACATCGCGCTCGCGACGAACGCGATCTACATGGGGAATGGATCGATCATTGGCCCGTCGACCCCGTACATCGTCGGCGGAGACCCCAGCCAAGTCGAGCATGTGCAGAACGCGATGATCGCGTACATCAGCGCCCTCGCGGGGAAGAACGGATACAACGTGACCGCGGCGGCGAACATGGCGGCGAACAACACTGCCTACACCTCGGTCGAGGCGAACCGGATCCGCCTCATCACGGGCCTCGCGGACAGCCTCCCCTCGTTCTTGTCGGCCGTGGGCCTGAGCGGACTCCCCCTGACGGCCTACGATGAACCGCTCTACGATCGGATCCTCAGCTTCCTCAGCGATCCGACGGTGGACGGCCTCTTCATCCTCGTCGGCGTCATCGCGCTCGTCCTCGACCTCTTCCACCGGACGCTCTTCCTGAGCATCCTCGCCGTGGTCTTCATCGCGTTGGGGTTGCTCGGCGCGCAGGTGATCGGCGCCTCGATCGTCGGGATCCTGATCCTCATCATCGCGGCCGCCCTCGTGATCCTCGAGGTGAAGGCGGGCCACGGCCTCTTCGCCATCACGGGCATCACGCTCGGCATCGCGGGCACCTACCTCCTCGCGTACAACGTGCAGTATTCCCCGTCCCCGTACGGGGTCGGTCAGTATGTCGTCCTGGGAGGCACCGGCGCCGCCCTCGCCGTCGCGTTCGTGTATCTGACGCGCATCCGGAAGGCGCTCATGGCGCAGCCGAAGCTCATCGATCCGGGCCGGATCGTGAACATGACGGGCCGCGCGACGACGGACCTCGTCCCGGGCCAGGACGGGGTGGCGAACGTCGGGGCGGAGGATTACACCGCGCAGGCCGACCGGTTCATCCCGAAAGGCTCGCTCATCCGCGTCACCGGCTACGCGGAGGGAAAGATCCAGGTGACGATCGCCACGCCCGAGGGGCAAGCGCCGTCGGCGTCGAACGAACCCTCGGCGGCGCCGCGATCGTCGCCCTAACGGGTCCCCGAGCCGTCACGTCCGGTCTTTCCGGACGGTGAGGGTCACGTTGTCCCGGTCGACCTGCGTGACGACGATCGGGTCCTCGCGATCGATGTCCTCCACGGCGACCGCGCTCCAAGATTCATGTTCGACGTGGACGACTCCTTTCCCACCGGCCTTCATCGCGACGACGACCTTTCCCGTCTTCCCGACGAGCGTGTCGCCGGAGAAATACCGCTGGGTGATGACCGTCGTCGTCGTCCGCTGAAATGCGAACGCCAAGCCGACGCCAATCATCACGATGAGCACGCCGGACGCGAGGTAATCGAACCGGCCGACGAGCCAGCCGTGGGCGATCAGGTAGATGCCGAGCGCGACGACGGCCAGGACGAGGACGAGAGAGCGTGCGCCGTACAGGAAGAGCCGGTCGATGAGGCTCGATTCCGGCACGTTGGGACCCTCACTTGTCCGCCGCCTTCCCGGCGCCTCCCTCGACCGACGCGAGCACGTTCCGGAACGGCCGCACGAGCTCCGTGAACTCGAGGGGCAAGATGAACTTCGTGGCCGGGCTCGTGCCGAGCGTCTTCAGCGCATCGAGGTACTGGAGCATGAGCGTCTTCTCGTCGACGCCCTTCGCGGCCCCG
Protein-coding regions in this window:
- the proS gene encoding proline--tRNA ligase, with amino-acid sequence MKKDEEFSEWYNGLVDGAELSDKRYPIKGMNVWRPYGWSIMKLIDQAMREEFDSTGHGEVNFPVLIPETEFQKEADHVKGFEGDVFWVTRGGFNELDVRLLLRPTSETAMYPMFKLWIRSHADLPLKVYQIVPVFRYETKMTRTFMRVREIHFFEAHTAHATFEDAEQQVQEDLQINERLMRLLALPYIVSKRPDWDKFPGAHYSLGSDTLLPSGRSLQLATFHQYRDNFAKVYDVTYETEAGEHQFVHQTTDGMSERILGAVLAIHGDEKGLVLPPAAAPIQAVIVPVLEKGRQEPMLLESQRLFLELRERMRVKLDDRDVRPGEKYYYWEARGVPLRVELGPREIEKTMVTVVRRDTGEKRELPRDALGDRLRSVLELMQIAMWDRAEKMIRQNTFTITSLNEAKDGFNRMGWCGSEACGKTIADQTAMSVLGTPFYPEEFKGECIVCGKPTKQVVYVAKAY
- a CDS encoding NfeD family protein; the protein is MPESSLIDRLFLYGARSLVLVLAVVALGIYLIAHGWLVGRFDYLASGVLIVMIGVGLAFAFQRTTTTVITQRYFSGDTLVGKTGKVVVAMKAGGKGVVHVEHESWSAVAVEDIDREDPIVVTQVDRDNVTLTVRKDRT
- a CDS encoding zinc ribbon domain-containing protein, yielding MNCPKCAAELPAEAAYCPSCGAPRSEIDRLLWEASKAAKKAVEAGTAALDRAAKELQPTFDKAVETVRPAVDAVGKATREVAAKVRPAAENTWRTAKEVTDKTIAVVKPPVTKAARTTGAAVDRIKQKVRGAP
- a CDS encoding NfeD family protein, whose translation is MGRPAAIGAFLLLAFLIAAIAVPAGTVSTTGKGPLAAPSGVLLVTFDIAVDAGAADYVERAAQAAIAAHEDLVIVMNTPGGLLVNMQQIVVSIQSVQDNGLAVYTYVPPVSLAASAGSYIALATNAIYMGNGSIIGPSTPYIVGGDPSQVEHVQNAMIAYISALAGKNGYNVTAAANMAANNTAYTSVEANRIRLITGLADSLPSFLSAVGLSGLPLTAYDEPLYDRILSFLSDPTVDGLFILVGVIALVLDLFHRTLFLSILAVVFIALGLLGAQVIGASIVGILILIIAAALVILEVKAGHGLFAITGITLGIAGTYLLAYNVQYSPSPYGVGQYVVLGGTGAALAVAFVYLTRIRKALMAQPKLIDPGRIVNMTGRATTDLVPGQDGVANVGAEDYTAQADRFIPKGSLIRVTGYAEGKIQVTIATPEGQAPSASNEPSAAPRSSP
- the hutU gene encoding urocanate hydratase, with translation MERIKAARGPALRCLGWRQEAILRMLENNLENAEKPDELIIYGGTGKAARNWEAFHRIVETLQSLREDETLVVQSGKPVAVFRTHRDAPRVLIANAHLVPKWSNWETFYELEKLGLTMYGQMTAGGWSYIGSQGIVQGTYETFAACARKHFGGSLKGRLVLTGGMGGMGGAQPLAIKMNEGVCLDVEADEARIRRRVANRYCDRLVHDLDEALGMALDAKASGTPLSIGLVGNCADVHPELAKRGIRPDIVTDQTSAHDPLGGYIPRGMTVGEAAELRASNPNEYLRRSRESIAIHVRAMLAFLRSGSVVFDYGNNIRGQAKEAGVDDAFAFQGFVPLFIRPLFAEGRGPFRWVAVTGNPDDIIKTDSVVLREFPKDETLARWIPLAEKYLPWEGLPARVCWLGYGERAGFGKAINRMVASGELSGPIVITRDHLDAGSVASPYRETEGMRDKSDAIADWPILNALLNTAAGADLVAVHNGGGVGIGYSTHAGALLVCDGTEDAERRIERVLTTDPGMGVVRHADAGYEDAVRFAKDHDIRMPSLE
- a CDS encoding class I SAM-dependent methyltransferase family protein, whose translation is MGRQTKTYGLDAVEVPQREAAAVLGGLLSIDLVDRSRRISKRGGSVLIPVRAEPEVDLSRYAARLVRDVRLPPRTPPRNPKSRLTAELAAMGVPLAFAPTKWERIGDVVLIRVPPAGRSYARKIAAAFGRVLHARTVVQDLSGIHGPLRVPSIRVLWGDGTETVHAEGGVRYALDVARVMFSAGNLAERIGVAERVPPGAVVVDLFAGIGYFSLPIAVRGRAEVVYACELNPVSFGYLRENIRRNRADKIVPLFGDCRDVAPRGIADWVLMGHFDARAYLDVAFRTLRGRGTIVYHELCPKEQYPDGLTRRLAAAARAHWMRVSAIRTRIVKSYAPGIVHSTAEVDVTPQTRTTASERHK
- the ftcD gene encoding glutamate formimidoyltransferase, which gives rise to MVEVVECVPNFSEGRRKDVVDAIGSAIARVGGVRILDVQMDADHNRSVITFVGDRPAVSEAAFRAASAAVEGIDMNAHRGEHPRVGALDVLPFVPIAGATMADCVALARAVGQRIADELHVPVYLYEAAATRPDRRALPDVRRGEYEGLKAEIETNPDRKPDFGPARLHPTAGACIVGARPLLIAWNVNLRTADVGIAKRIARAIRESDGGLPAVRAKGFALSERGLVQVSMNMVDYRRTSLVQAFEAIRRLADQEGVEIAESEIVGLVPLDALVDGATQYFKLARFHRAQILETRLWE
- a CDS encoding cyclodeaminase/cyclohydrolase family protein — its product is MGVKDQSVEEFLASVAAATPTPGGGSASALAAALSVALSRMVAGLARGKKGYEDAESELAQIESKARETQARLEALVDEDARAYDAVLTATRLPKATPPQKAARVEAMQAAYRAATEVPLETMRRCIEALELAEAAVKRGNRGATTDAGVAVLLAEAAIRGSSLNCYVNLAAIKDEAFRERVEEEADRLLKRADAIGHEAMAVVSSRL
- a CDS encoding NUDIX domain-containing protein encodes the protein MPRGGHPRMAVDGVVLHDGKLVVVRRRNDPFRGMPALPGGFVELGERVEDAAVREVREET